A window of the Gossypium hirsutum isolate 1008001.06 chromosome A05, Gossypium_hirsutum_v2.1, whole genome shotgun sequence genome harbors these coding sequences:
- the LOC107904354 gene encoding rust resistance kinase Lr10 isoform X2: MPKPKPLRPLCGVLLVTIALFLSLKACDARTRTSDCGLTMCGNVSIRYPFRLKTQPLHCGAHVIFQLDCDEKHNRTILGNENGKFYVQEILYNNFTIRLVDTNLASNSCSLSRSSAPVLHNSACLNRLETVRDAFLDFVNSFNYYLFHHSPVTFGRDFYSVSYEGKYVICLGIIGGIALSRTFLGISILIGLVTYKLRRRHLCADDKIEEFLRNQNNLIPIRYSYNEIKRMTRGFSDKLGAGGFGSVFKGKLRSDHDVAVKLLDKSKANGQDFIAEVATIGRIHHVNVANLRGFCVEGSKQALVYDFMPNGSLDKIIFEKENKTSLSWDKMFDIVIGVARGIAYLHQGCDMQILHFDIKPHNILLEENFVPKVSDFGLAKLYSVDDSIVSLTAARGTIGYIAPELIYKNLGGISYKADVYSFGMLLIEMVGKRKNLNAYAEHSSQIIYFPSWIYDQLHQGEDIDWEEVTNDEKMIVKKMAIIAFWCIQMKPCDRPSMNKVLEMLETNVELLQMPPKPFQQLPFELPIEDHVDDNPNDEDPTTSLLSTSEISLEVA; encoded by the exons ATGCCTAAACCAAAACCACTTCGTCCATTGTGTGGGGTGTTGTTGGTCACTATCGCTCTATTTCTAAGCCTGAAAGCCTGTGACGCTAGAACCAGAACCAGTGATTGCGGCCTTACTATGTGCGGAAACGTTAGCATCCGCTATCCTTTTCGATTAAAAACCCAACCCCTCCACTGCGGCGCTCACGTCATCTTCCAACTGGACTGTGATGAAAAACATAACCGTACGATTTTGGGCAATGAAAACGGGAAATTCTATGTTCAAGAGATCCTTTACAACAACTTTACGATCCGACTTGTTGATACGAATTTGGCAAGCAATAGTTGCTCACTTTCTCGAAGCTCTGCCCCTGTGCTTCATAATTCAGCATGCTTG AACAGGTTGGAAACAGTGAGAGATGCCTTCCTAGACTTTGTCAACAGCTTTAATTATTACCTTTTCCATCACAGCCCTGTAACCTTTGGACGTGATTTTTATTCGGTTTCATATGAAG GCAAGTATGTCATTTGTCTTGGGATAATAG gAGGAATAGCCTTATCAAGAACGTTTCTGGGGATATCTATATTGATTGGTCTTGTTACGTATAAATTGAGAAGGAGGCATTTATGTGCAGATGATAAAATTGAAGAGTTTCTTcgtaatcaaaataatttaatccctattagaTATTCTtacaatgaaataaaaagaatgacAAGAGGCTTTAGTGATAAGTTAGGTGCTGGGGGTTTTGGCTCAGTATTTAAAGGAAAGCTTCGAAGCGATCATGATGTAGCAGTAAAATTATTGGACAAGTCTAAAGCTAATGGGCAAGATTTCATTGCTGAAGTTGCTACAATTGGGAGGATTCATCATGTTAATGTGGCAAATCTTAGAGGATTCTGTGTGGAGGGATCAAAACAAGCTCTTGTATATGATTTTATGCCGAATGGTTCTTTAGATAAGattatatttgaaaaagaaaataagactAGTTTAAGTTGGGacaaaatgtttgatattgtgaTTGGGGTGGCTCGAGGAATTGCATACTTGCATCAAGGATGTGATATGCAAATTTTACATTTCGATATCAAACCACATAACATTCTTCTAGAAGAGAATTTTGTCCCAAAAGTTTCAGATTTCGGTCTTGCTAAACTATATTCCGTAGATGATAGTATTGTCTCTCTCACTGCAGCACGAGGTACAATAGGATACATTGCTCCTGAATTGATTTACAAAAACCTTGGAGGCATATCGTATAAAGCTGATGTTTATAGTTTTGGAATGCTATTAATAGAAATGGTGGGAAAAAGGAAGAATTTGAATGCATACGCTGAACATTCAAGTCAAATAATATACTTTCCATCATGGATCTATGATCAACTTCATCAAGGAGAGGACATTGACTGGGAAGAGGTTACGAATGATGAAAAAATGATTGTGAAAAAAATGGCAATAATTGCTTTTTGGTGTATACAAATGAAGCCTTGTGATCGTCCTTCAATGAACAAAGTCTTGGAAATGCTTGAAACTAATGTTGAACTCCTTCAAATGCCTCCAAAACCTTTTCAGCAGCTTCCTTTTGAATTACCAATTGAGGATCATGTTGATGACAATCCAAATGATGAGGATCCAACTACATCACTTCTTTCTACAAGTGAAATTAGCTTAGAAGTAGCGTAA
- the LOC107904354 gene encoding rust resistance kinase Lr10 isoform X1 has protein sequence MPKPKPLRPLCGVLLVTIALFLSLKACDARTRTSDCGLTMCGNVSIRYPFRLKTQPLHCGAHVIFQLDCDEKHNRTILGNENGKFYVQEILYNNFTIRLVDTNLASNSCSLSRSSAPVLHNSACLVSYSRPYVDQHTGFKIMHLVNCTRSIKSSKYVDASPCSDSSSGHDPPSSYHYFLDERTQPLDFSPYCTVIARVPVMAPYTTDIATLDIYEKLSLGFQLSWRNYIKNSGCHEKYTFHRMLETVRDAFLDFVNSFNYYLFHHSPVTFGRDFYSVSYEGKYVICLGIIGGIALSRTFLGISILIGLVTYKLRRRHLCADDKIEEFLRNQNNLIPIRYSYNEIKRMTRGFSDKLGAGGFGSVFKGKLRSDHDVAVKLLDKSKANGQDFIAEVATIGRIHHVNVANLRGFCVEGSKQALVYDFMPNGSLDKIIFEKENKTSLSWDKMFDIVIGVARGIAYLHQGCDMQILHFDIKPHNILLEENFVPKVSDFGLAKLYSVDDSIVSLTAARGTIGYIAPELIYKNLGGISYKADVYSFGMLLIEMVGKRKNLNAYAEHSSQIIYFPSWIYDQLHQGEDIDWEEVTNDEKMIVKKMAIIAFWCIQMKPCDRPSMNKVLEMLETNVELLQMPPKPFQQLPFELPIEDHVDDNPNDEDPTTSLLSTSEISLEVA, from the exons ATGCCTAAACCAAAACCACTTCGTCCATTGTGTGGGGTGTTGTTGGTCACTATCGCTCTATTTCTAAGCCTGAAAGCCTGTGACGCTAGAACCAGAACCAGTGATTGCGGCCTTACTATGTGCGGAAACGTTAGCATCCGCTATCCTTTTCGATTAAAAACCCAACCCCTCCACTGCGGCGCTCACGTCATCTTCCAACTGGACTGTGATGAAAAACATAACCGTACGATTTTGGGCAATGAAAACGGGAAATTCTATGTTCAAGAGATCCTTTACAACAACTTTACGATCCGACTTGTTGATACGAATTTGGCAAGCAATAGTTGCTCACTTTCTCGAAGCTCTGCCCCTGTGCTTCATAATTCAGCATGCTTGGTATCGTATTCTAGACCCTATGTTGATCAACATACTGGTTTTAAAATTATGCATCTTGTAAATTGCACACGGTCAATCAAATCTTCAAAATATGTCGACGCATCTCCTTGTTCCGATAGCTCTTCCGGCCATGATCCACCTTCTTCATATCATTACTTTTTAGATGAACGAACCCAGCCTCTCGATTTCAGTCCATATTGCACAGTCATAGCCCGAGTCCCAGTTATGGCTCCCTATACCACCGACATTGCTACTTTGGATATCTATGAAAAGCTATCGTTGGGATTTCAATTGTCATGGAGAAACTACATTAAAAACAGCGGCTGTCACGAAAAATATACATTCCATAGGAT GTTGGAAACAGTGAGAGATGCCTTCCTAGACTTTGTCAACAGCTTTAATTATTACCTTTTCCATCACAGCCCTGTAACCTTTGGACGTGATTTTTATTCGGTTTCATATGAAG GCAAGTATGTCATTTGTCTTGGGATAATAG gAGGAATAGCCTTATCAAGAACGTTTCTGGGGATATCTATATTGATTGGTCTTGTTACGTATAAATTGAGAAGGAGGCATTTATGTGCAGATGATAAAATTGAAGAGTTTCTTcgtaatcaaaataatttaatccctattagaTATTCTtacaatgaaataaaaagaatgacAAGAGGCTTTAGTGATAAGTTAGGTGCTGGGGGTTTTGGCTCAGTATTTAAAGGAAAGCTTCGAAGCGATCATGATGTAGCAGTAAAATTATTGGACAAGTCTAAAGCTAATGGGCAAGATTTCATTGCTGAAGTTGCTACAATTGGGAGGATTCATCATGTTAATGTGGCAAATCTTAGAGGATTCTGTGTGGAGGGATCAAAACAAGCTCTTGTATATGATTTTATGCCGAATGGTTCTTTAGATAAGattatatttgaaaaagaaaataagactAGTTTAAGTTGGGacaaaatgtttgatattgtgaTTGGGGTGGCTCGAGGAATTGCATACTTGCATCAAGGATGTGATATGCAAATTTTACATTTCGATATCAAACCACATAACATTCTTCTAGAAGAGAATTTTGTCCCAAAAGTTTCAGATTTCGGTCTTGCTAAACTATATTCCGTAGATGATAGTATTGTCTCTCTCACTGCAGCACGAGGTACAATAGGATACATTGCTCCTGAATTGATTTACAAAAACCTTGGAGGCATATCGTATAAAGCTGATGTTTATAGTTTTGGAATGCTATTAATAGAAATGGTGGGAAAAAGGAAGAATTTGAATGCATACGCTGAACATTCAAGTCAAATAATATACTTTCCATCATGGATCTATGATCAACTTCATCAAGGAGAGGACATTGACTGGGAAGAGGTTACGAATGATGAAAAAATGATTGTGAAAAAAATGGCAATAATTGCTTTTTGGTGTATACAAATGAAGCCTTGTGATCGTCCTTCAATGAACAAAGTCTTGGAAATGCTTGAAACTAATGTTGAACTCCTTCAAATGCCTCCAAAACCTTTTCAGCAGCTTCCTTTTGAATTACCAATTGAGGATCATGTTGATGACAATCCAAATGATGAGGATCCAACTACATCACTTCTTTCTACAAGTGAAATTAGCTTAGAAGTAGCGTAA